One genomic segment of uncultured Desulfobacter sp. includes these proteins:
- a CDS encoding RimK family alpha-L-glutamate ligase, with protein MKLAILSRNLKCYSTRRLREAAEQRGHKVKVLNTLKFAIDLEQGNPDLYFRQKQLSSYDAVLPRIGASITYFGTAVVRQFEQMDVFCANTSASIARSRDKLRSLQILSRHHIGIPQTTFVRDKKDVLPAIERVGGAPVIIKLIEGTQGIGVLLAETVSSAAAIVELLQSQKQSVLIQKFVSESKGRDIRAFVVGDQVVGAMRRVAQGQEFRSNIHRGGYAESVDLDESYSETAVRAAQIMGLRVAGVDLLESKNGPQIVEVNSSPGLEGIEGCTQLDIAGAIIDYISAQVNFPEIDLRQRLTVSRGYGVTEIYIPEGSDYIGKKICDSGLREKDISVLTLYRNTKVIPNPRPQRELEAEDRLLCFGKLKSMKELIPGKIRKKRKAKVKVLPELPVAEEVMDRDDDYEVISTQEED; from the coding sequence ATGAAACTTGCTATTCTTTCTCGGAATTTGAAATGTTACAGCACGCGGCGTTTAAGGGAAGCTGCTGAGCAGAGAGGTCATAAAGTAAAAGTTCTCAATACACTTAAATTTGCCATTGATCTTGAACAGGGTAATCCTGATTTATATTTTAGGCAAAAGCAGCTTTCAAGTTATGATGCTGTTCTTCCTCGCATTGGTGCATCTATTACCTATTTTGGAACCGCTGTTGTCAGGCAGTTTGAGCAGATGGATGTGTTTTGTGCCAACACATCCGCAAGTATAGCAAGATCACGGGATAAACTGCGCAGCCTTCAAATTTTGAGCCGACACCATATCGGTATCCCTCAAACTACTTTTGTTCGGGATAAGAAAGATGTCCTACCAGCTATTGAAAGAGTCGGAGGAGCACCTGTAATAATTAAGTTGATTGAAGGGACCCAGGGTATCGGTGTATTGCTGGCAGAGACTGTAAGTTCGGCGGCGGCAATTGTTGAGTTGTTACAAAGCCAGAAACAAAGTGTGCTTATTCAAAAGTTTGTATCAGAAAGTAAAGGCCGGGATATTCGCGCCTTTGTCGTTGGTGATCAGGTGGTCGGTGCTATGCGTCGTGTGGCACAGGGACAAGAATTCAGGAGTAATATTCATAGGGGTGGTTACGCAGAATCTGTTGATTTGGATGAATCCTACAGTGAGACAGCCGTTCGGGCAGCACAAATTATGGGCCTTCGTGTGGCTGGTGTCGATTTGCTAGAAAGTAAAAATGGTCCGCAAATTGTAGAAGTAAACTCATCCCCTGGCCTCGAAGGTATTGAGGGCTGTACGCAATTAGACATTGCAGGTGCTATTATTGATTATATAAGTGCTCAGGTTAATTTCCCTGAGATAGATCTACGCCAGCGTTTGACGGTTAGTCGCGGATATGGTGTTACTGAAATATATATACCTGAAGGATCTGATTATATCGGAAAAAAAATTTGTGATTCTGGATTAAGGGAAAAGGATATTTCCGTATTGACCCTTTACCGTAATACTAAAGTTATTCCAAACCCAAGACCCCAAAGAGAGCTCGAAGCAGAGGACAGGCTTTTGTGCTTTGGGAAATTAAAATCCATGAAGGAGCTGATTCCTGGTAAAATACGAAAGAAAAGGAAGGCAAAAGTAAAGGTTTTACCTGAGTTACCTGTTGCAGAAGAAGTGATGGACCGTGATGATGATTATGAAGTGATTTCCACCCAGGAAGAAGATTAG
- a CDS encoding RimK/LysX family protein, whose product MAKTSKVPLPVIGWREWISLPDLGVKSIKVKVDTGARSSSLHAIKQKIFERDGEKWVRFQINPLQDTTDDKVTAEAEIMDFRSVKSSSGVAEMRPVIKTRIKLFDRVWPIELTLSNRDAMGFRMLLGRQAFRKKFFVDAGRSYYGGKLKKN is encoded by the coding sequence ATGGCGAAAACCTCAAAAGTCCCTTTACCTGTTATCGGATGGCGGGAGTGGATATCCCTCCCAGACTTAGGAGTTAAATCAATTAAAGTAAAAGTGGATACAGGTGCTCGATCATCCTCTCTTCACGCGATAAAACAGAAAATATTTGAACGTGATGGAGAAAAATGGGTACGGTTTCAAATAAACCCTTTACAGGATACAACAGATGATAAGGTAACAGCCGAAGCAGAAATCATGGATTTCAGATCTGTTAAAAGTTCAAGCGGCGTAGCAGAAATGAGGCCGGTTATCAAAACTCGTATTAAATTATTTGATCGCGTGTGGCCCATTGAACTTACACTCTCCAATCGAGATGCAATGGGGTTTAGGATGCTCCTTGGTAGGCAAGCTTTCCGAAAAAAATTTTTTGTTGACGCTGGTCGGTCCTATTATGGAGGCAAACTCAAAAAAAATTAA
- the istA gene encoding IS21 family transposase, translating into MQSEKNFGIAAMKAGMDEKTARKYREMGKLPSELNQEHNWRTRKDPFGDVWDGIKDMMSINPGLEAKTIFEDLQRKQPGRFADGQLRTLQRRIKHWRSTEGPAKEIFFAQIHKPGELCQSDFTHMDKLGVTIDGVPFDHLIYHFVLTYSNWEAGSICFTESFENLSHGLQNALWELGGVPLHHRTDRLGSAVNKETHPDEFTRRYQDIMDHYGVTPCKTNPYSPNENGDVEQRNYRFKKAVDQALLLRGHRNFKDREEYEIFLSKLFGQLNAGRKDRLTEELEVLRRLPKRRIDSCKKLDLKVGPGCTIRVNHNVYSVNSRLIGEKIQVRLYMECLEIWYGQKKVDTLPRLRGEGKHQINYRHIIDSLVRKPGAFENYRYRDAMFPTSRFRIAYDSLKERYTAQSAASRYLKILYVAAKNSAVGVDSALMVLINENYEISKDAVMRIMESNTPIAGPDDVHIPAIDLTSYDKLLEEVSV; encoded by the coding sequence ATTCAATCTGAGAAGAATTTCGGGATCGCAGCAATGAAAGCAGGTATGGATGAAAAGACGGCTCGAAAGTACCGTGAAATGGGGAAATTGCCAAGCGAACTTAACCAGGAGCATAATTGGCGTACACGTAAGGATCCTTTTGGGGATGTATGGGATGGCATCAAGGATATGATGTCAATAAACCCAGGTTTGGAGGCCAAAACCATTTTTGAGGATCTTCAGCGGAAACAGCCAGGCCGATTTGCCGATGGGCAATTAAGGACACTGCAGCGGCGGATCAAACATTGGCGGTCGACAGAAGGTCCTGCCAAAGAAATATTCTTTGCACAAATTCATAAACCAGGCGAATTATGCCAGTCTGACTTCACCCATATGGACAAACTGGGCGTCACCATAGATGGCGTTCCGTTTGATCATCTGATTTATCATTTTGTTTTAACCTATTCCAACTGGGAGGCCGGGAGCATATGTTTCACTGAGAGCTTCGAAAACCTGAGCCATGGCCTGCAGAATGCCTTATGGGAACTGGGCGGTGTACCCCTTCATCACCGCACAGATCGTTTGGGAAGCGCTGTTAACAAGGAAACCCACCCTGACGAATTCACCCGTAGATATCAGGACATTATGGATCATTACGGCGTCACGCCCTGTAAAACGAATCCATATAGTCCTAATGAAAATGGAGATGTGGAGCAGCGCAATTACCGGTTCAAAAAAGCCGTTGACCAGGCTCTTTTATTGAGAGGCCACCGAAATTTTAAAGACCGGGAAGAGTATGAGATTTTTCTGTCTAAACTGTTTGGGCAACTAAATGCCGGCCGAAAAGATCGCCTTACAGAAGAACTCGAAGTCCTGCGCCGGTTACCCAAACGCCGGATTGACTCATGTAAAAAACTTGATCTAAAAGTCGGTCCAGGTTGTACCATACGAGTTAATCACAATGTCTACTCAGTGAACAGCAGACTCATAGGAGAAAAAATACAGGTTCGCCTTTACATGGAATGCCTGGAAATTTGGTACGGACAGAAAAAAGTCGACACTTTGCCACGGTTACGAGGTGAGGGAAAGCATCAAATCAATTACCGGCATATCATTGACAGCCTGGTCAGAAAGCCGGGGGCGTTTGAAAATTATCGGTATAGAGATGCCATGTTTCCCACCAGCCGTTTTCGAATTGCCTATGACAGTTTAAAAGAACGCTATACAGCTCAAAGCGCTGCTTCAAGGTATTTGAAGATTTTATACGTTGCCGCAAAAAATAGTGCAGTGGGTGTAGACAGTGCCTTGATGGTTTTAATAAACGAAAATTATGAGATCAGCAAGGATGCAGTCATGCGCATTATGGAATCGAATACCCCTATTGCCGGACCGGATGATGTCCATATCCCTGCAATAGATTTAACCAGCTACGACAAACTGCTGGAGGAGGTGTCTGTATGA
- the istB gene encoding IS21-like element helper ATPase IstB has translation MMNDRDQIANHLKGLHMPTMRHSYEEMADQARAESWGYEHYLLQLLTLECEVRWQNRIARNLRASKLPPSKTFENLDKKRLPIKVTNHLNILTDGSFLSRSENILAFGNPGSGKTHLLCAIGHELIAKGKQVLFITCSQLVQDLLIAKKELELTKKLKSLSRFDAVIIDDIGYVQQSREEMEVLFTFLADRYEQGSLMITSNLPFSKWEQIFKDPMTTAAAIDRLVHHSIIFELNVESYRMEQAQKEKK, from the coding sequence ATGATGAATGATCGTGACCAGATCGCAAACCATCTTAAGGGCCTCCATATGCCGACCATGCGCCACAGCTATGAAGAAATGGCAGATCAGGCCCGGGCGGAGTCTTGGGGGTATGAACATTATCTTTTGCAGCTGTTAACCCTTGAATGCGAAGTGCGTTGGCAAAATCGGATAGCGCGGAACCTGAGGGCATCCAAGCTGCCACCCTCAAAGACCTTTGAAAATTTAGATAAAAAACGCCTTCCCATAAAGGTCACTAATCATTTGAATATACTGACCGACGGTTCCTTTTTGAGTCGATCTGAAAATATTCTGGCCTTTGGGAATCCTGGAAGCGGGAAAACCCATCTGCTGTGTGCCATTGGCCATGAATTGATTGCAAAGGGAAAACAGGTCCTTTTCATCACATGCAGTCAACTTGTCCAGGATCTGCTGATCGCCAAAAAAGAACTTGAGTTGACAAAGAAGCTCAAGAGCCTCTCCAGATTTGATGCCGTGATCATTGATGATATCGGATATGTCCAGCAAAGCCGGGAAGAGATGGAGGTTCTGTTCACATTCCTGGCAGACCGGTATGAACAAGGCAGCCTGATGATCACCAGCAATCTTCCCTTTTCTAAGTGGGAACAGATTTTCAAGGACCCGATGACAACCGCCGCTGCTATCGACCGGTTGGTTCACCACAGCATTATTTTTGAATTGAATGTTGAAAGCTATCGTATGGAGCAGGCCCAAAAGGAGAAAAAATAA
- a CDS encoding TraR/DksA C4-type zinc finger protein, producing the protein MPGKIPSKKNEAKIPFLDTPVQTYQAMNLGFLTREGRLIKKVRLAMDRIKNGTCGEGEICGELISLERLEARPVTIKCISCKETEEREEILSQFACLLPKKSIEL; encoded by the coding sequence TTGCCGGGCAAAATTCCGAGCAAGAAAAATGAAGCAAAAATACCTTTTTTAGACACCCCAGTTCAGACCTATCAGGCCATGAATCTCGGGTTCCTCACCCGGGAGGGCAGACTTATCAAGAAAGTGCGTCTGGCCATGGACCGTATTAAAAATGGTACCTGCGGTGAAGGTGAAATCTGCGGGGAGCTCATCTCCCTTGAACGCCTTGAGGCCAGGCCCGTAACCATAAAGTGCATCAGTTGCAAAGAGACGGAAGAGCGGGAGGAGATCCTTTCCCAATTCGCATGCCTCTTGCCAAAAAAATCTATAGAGCTTTAA
- a CDS encoding sporulation protein, translating to MDEYAICEAFALKPGAEEFVEFAFELHPETPVTVLDISDNRCKVWFETSLDIDNAIDPKDRDCLQIHPSPVIAAFIDAMHQNGFKLVKADVEKGFLNGNGFESVSGCYQELEFKPTGLGFSSVKEVELSFIIQGDATHVLIELDRRFAGDGYRSLKVPSNAAYQEVEAALKSII from the coding sequence TTGGACGAATATGCCATCTGTGAAGCATTTGCACTCAAACCCGGCGCTGAAGAATTCGTGGAGTTCGCCTTCGAGCTTCACCCGGAAACCCCGGTTACCGTTCTGGACATTTCCGACAACCGCTGCAAGGTCTGGTTTGAAACGTCCCTGGATATTGACAACGCCATTGATCCCAAGGACCGGGACTGTCTTCAAATCCACCCAAGCCCTGTGATTGCCGCATTCATCGACGCCATGCATCAAAATGGATTCAAACTGGTCAAAGCGGATGTAGAAAAAGGATTTTTAAACGGAAACGGATTTGAATCGGTTTCCGGTTGTTACCAGGAACTGGAATTTAAACCCACAGGCCTTGGTTTCAGCAGTGTTAAGGAAGTTGAACTCTCTTTTATCATCCAGGGTGATGCGACCCATGTACTTATTGAACTGGACCGCAGGTTTGCAGGAGACGGCTACCGGTCTCTTAAGGTCCCAAGCAATGCCGCTTATCAAGAGGTGGAAGCTGCCCTGAAATCAATAATATAG
- a CDS encoding sporulation protein, with protein sequence MFKKMFAKMGFGSVKVDAILTTNQFYPGGTVEGRIEIKGGDVEQEISAINLKLKTVPNRKMRTLM encoded by the coding sequence ATGTTTAAAAAAATGTTTGCCAAAATGGGATTCGGATCCGTCAAAGTGGATGCCATCCTGACAACAAACCAGTTTTATCCGGGCGGCACAGTGGAAGGCCGGATTGAAATAAAGGGCGGCGATGTTGAACAGGAAATATCCGCCATCAACCTTAAACTTAAAACCGTGCCAAACAGGAAGATGAGGACACTGATGTAA
- a CDS encoding CopG family transcriptional regulator: MIRTQIYLTEQQRAELAILSEIQGKKQSELIREAIDILIEQESQERRKKILSATAGIWKDRSDIPDFKKMRSEWDRE; this comes from the coding sequence ATGATACGAACTCAAATATATTTGACGGAGCAGCAGCGAGCTGAATTGGCCATACTTTCAGAAATACAAGGAAAAAAACAAAGTGAACTTATCCGGGAGGCGATTGATATTTTAATTGAACAGGAGAGCCAGGAAAGACGAAAAAAAATATTATCTGCAACTGCTGGAATCTGGAAAGATCGATCCGATATCCCCGATTTTAAAAAAATGCGTTCTGAATGGGACAGGGAATAA
- a CDS encoding type II toxin-antitoxin system VapC family toxin, with amino-acid sequence MAQPFLPDTDVLIDFLRGYQQAIDFINTNASQIILSTIVIAELYAGVRGKQEITILNDFVSLFEVISMDSEIAKIGGLYKRDFGKSHGVGLADAIIAATCHSKNAQLKTLNIKHYPMIKNLEPAYIKN; translated from the coding sequence ATGGCACAACCATTCCTTCCTGATACTGATGTTCTTATTGATTTTTTACGAGGCTATCAGCAGGCTATTGACTTTATCAATACCAACGCCTCTCAAATAATTTTGTCCACAATCGTGATTGCTGAACTTTATGCAGGGGTAAGAGGGAAACAAGAAATAACGATTTTAAATGATTTTGTTTCCCTTTTTGAAGTCATTTCAATGGATTCAGAAATTGCCAAGATTGGCGGACTTTATAAACGTGATTTTGGCAAATCTCATGGCGTAGGGTTAGCAGATGCCATCATCGCTGCTACTTGTCACTCAAAAAATGCGCAACTGAAAACGCTAAATATCAAACATTATCCAATGATTAAAAATTTAGAACCGGCCTATATAAAAAATTAG